Proteins found in one Poecilia reticulata strain Guanapo linkage group LG15, Guppy_female_1.0+MT, whole genome shotgun sequence genomic segment:
- the mlh1 gene encoding DNA mismatch repair protein Mlh1 isoform X1 → MAGVIRRLDETVVNRIAAGEVIQRPANAVKEMIENCLDAKATNIQVTVKDGGLKLLQIQDNGTGIRKEDMEIVCERFTTSKLQTFEDLSAIATYGFRGEALASVSHVAHVTITTKTADAKCAYRASYSDGKLKGPPKPCAGNQGTQILVEDLFYNVSTRRKALKSPADEYSRIVDVVSRYAIHNSGKSFSVKKQGETVADVRTLPNASVVDNIRSVFGNPVSRELIEVGCQDQKLAFTLKGFVSNANYSMKRCILVLFINHRLVESSALKKAVETVYAAYLPKNSHPFLYLSLEIAPQNVDVNVHPTKHEVHFLHEDSVMESVQKHIESKLLGSNSSRTYFTQTLLPGLSVSGGSEVKTSGSSESAERVYAHQMVRTDCHSQKLDAFLQPKEKPAPDPETAGPSRSPAATRTSELDSLELDDEDMLEAALEEPGPAGEEERSGAAEEDQRKRPREEEDEEDNEGLTAAATPKRRVIKLTTIKDLRAEITENTHRGLQEMLQKHSFVGCVDPQWSLIQHHTKLYLLNTTALSRELFYQILIFDFGNFGVLRLSTPVPLYDLAMLALDSAESGWTEEDGPKEGLAQYIVDFLKKKAEMLEDYFSLEVDQEGNLTGLPLLLDKYTPIMEGLPLFILRLATEVNWDSEKECFRDFSKECSAFYSIRKQFVLEAEPGDEPVSRSSLKEPDGNSWRWNVEHVLFKAFRTLFSPPKSFSEDGTVLQIANLPDLYKVFERC, encoded by the exons atggCGGGAGTGATTCGGAGGCTCGATGAGACTGTTGTTAACAGGATCGCAGCGGGAGAAGTTATCCAGCGTCCTGCCAACGCCGTCAAAGAAATGATCGAAAACTg tttggACGCAAAGGCCACCAACATCCAGGTGACTGTGAAGGACGGAGGCCTGAAGCTCCTTCAGATCCAGGACAACGGCACTGGGATCAGG AAAGAAGACATGGAGATAGTTTGTGAGCGGTTCACCACCAGCAAACTGCAGACCTTCGAGGACCTTTCAGCGATTGCGACCTATGGGTTCAGAGGAGAG GCTCTTGCCAGTGTCAGCCATGTGGCTCATGTTACCATAACAACAAAGACGGCTGATGCAAAGTGTGCTTACAG AGCGAGCTACAGCGATGGCAAACTGAAGGGCCCCCCTAAGCCCTGCGCCGGGAACCAGGGGACCCAGATCCTG GTGGAGGACCTTTTCTATAACGTGTCCACCAGGAGGAAGGCCCTGAAGAGCCCGGCAGACGAATACTCCAGGATCGTGGACGTGGTCAGCAG GTACGCTATTCACAATTCAGGAAAAAGCTTCTCAGTCAAAAAG CAAGGAGAGACAGTGGCGGACGTGAGGACGCTTCCCAACGCGTCTGTTGTGGACAACATCCGCAGCGTCTTCGGAAACCCGGTCAGCAG GGAGCTGATCGAAGTCGGCTGCCAGGACCAGAAGTTGGCCTTCACCCTGAAGGGCTTCGTCTCCAACGCCAACTACTCCATGAAGCGATGCATCCTGGTCCTGTTCATCAACC ACCGGTTGGTTGAGTCCAGCGCTCTGAAGAAAGCCGTGGAGACGGTTTACGCCGCCTACCTCCCCAAAAACTCACACCCCTTCCTCTACCTCAG CCTGGAAATCGCTCCGCAGAACGTCGACGTGAACGTTCACCCCACCAAACACGAAGTGCACTTCCTGCACGAGGACAGCGTGATGGAGAGCGTTCAGAAGCACATCGAGAGCAAACTGCTGGGCTCCAACTCGTCCCGGACGTACTTCACCCAG ACGTTGCTGCCGGGGCTGTCTGTGTCCGGCGGTTCTGAAGTAAAAACCTCTGGATCCTCTGAGTCCGCCGAGCGCGTCTACGCCCACCAGATGGTCCGGACCGACTGCCACTCCCAGAAACTGGACGCCTTCCTGCAGCCGAAAGAGAAACCGGCCCCTGACCCAGAGACGGCCGGTCCCAGCAGGTCGCCGGCGGCAACCAGGACTTCAGAGCTGGACAGTCTGGAGCTGGATGATGAGGACATGCTGGAGGCTGCGCTGGAAGAACCTGGTCCAGCAGGTGAAGAGGAACGCAGCGGCGCTGCTGAGGAGGATCAGAG gaaGCGAcccagagaggaggaggatgaagaggataATGAGGGGCTGACGGCTGCCGCCACGCCCAAGAGAAGGGTGATCAAATTGACCACCATCAAGGATCTGAGAGCAGAGATCACagagaacacacacagag gtCTGCAGGAGATGCTGCAGAAACACTCGTTCGTTGGCTGCGTGGATCCGCAGTGGAGTCTGATCCAGCATCACACGAAGCTCTACCTGCTCAACACAACCGCACTCAG tcGGGAACTTTTCTACCAGATTCTCATCTTTGACTTTGGGAACTTCGGCGTCCTCAGACTGTCT ACGCCGGTGCCGCTGTACGACCTGGCCATGCTGGCGCTGGACTCGGCGGAGAGCGGCTGGACGGAGGAGGACGGGCCGAAGGAGGGCCTGGCTCAGTACATCGTGGACTTCCTGAAGAAGAAGGCGGAAATGCTGGAGGATTATTTCTCCCTGGAGGTCGATCAG GAGGGGAACCTGACGGGGCTGCCTCTGCTCCTGGATAAATACACGCCCATCATGGAAGGCCTGCCCTTGTTCATCCTGCGCCTCGCCACCGAG GTGAACTGGGACAGCGAGAAGGAATGCTTCCGAGACTTCAGCAAGGAGTGCAGCGCCTTCTACTCCATCAGGAAGCAGTTCGTCCTGGAGGCCGAGCCGGGCGACGAGCCGGTGAGCAGGTCCAGCCTGAAA GAACCAGACGGGAATTCCTGGCGCTGGAACGTGGAACACGTTCTGTTCAAAGCTTTCCGAACTCTCTTCAGTCCCCCGAAAAGCTTCAGCGAGGACGGCACCGTGCTGCAGATCGCCAACCTGCCCGACCTCTACAAGGTGTTTGAGCGCTGCTGA
- the mlh1 gene encoding DNA mismatch repair protein Mlh1 isoform X2: MAGVIRRLDETVVNRIAAGEVIQRPANAVKEMIENCLDAKATNIQVTVKDGGLKLLQIQDNGTGIRKEDMEIVCERFTTSKLQTFEDLSAIATYGFRGEALASVSHVAHVTITTKTADAKCAYRASYSDGKLKGPPKPCAGNQGTQILVEDLFYNVSTRRKALKSPADEYSRIVDVVSRYAIHNSGKSFSVKKQGETVADVRTLPNASVVDNIRSVFGNPVSRELIEVGCQDQKLAFTLKGFVSNANYSMKRCILVLFINHRLVESSALKKAVETVYAAYLPKNSHPFLYLSLEIAPQNVDVNVHPTKHEVHFLHEDSVMESVQKHIESKLLGSNSSRTYFTQTLLPGLSVSGGSEVKTSGSSESAERVYAHQMVRTDCHSQKLDAFLQPKEKPAPDPETAGPSRSPAATRTSELDSLELDDEDMLEAALEEPGPAGEEERSGAAEEDQRKRPREEEDEEDNEGLTAAATPKRRVIKLTTIKDLRAEITENTHRGLQEMLQKHSFVGCVDPQWSLIQHHTKLYLLNTTALSRELFYQILIFDFGNFGVLRLSTPVPLYDLAMLALDSAESGWTEEDGPKEGLAQYIVDFLKKKAEMLEDYFSLEVDQEGNLTGLPLLLDKYTPIMEGLPLFILRLATEVNWDSEKECFRDFSKECSAFYSIRKQFVLEAEPGDEPEPDGNSWRWNVEHVLFKAFRTLFSPPKSFSEDGTVLQIANLPDLYKVFERC; encoded by the exons atggCGGGAGTGATTCGGAGGCTCGATGAGACTGTTGTTAACAGGATCGCAGCGGGAGAAGTTATCCAGCGTCCTGCCAACGCCGTCAAAGAAATGATCGAAAACTg tttggACGCAAAGGCCACCAACATCCAGGTGACTGTGAAGGACGGAGGCCTGAAGCTCCTTCAGATCCAGGACAACGGCACTGGGATCAGG AAAGAAGACATGGAGATAGTTTGTGAGCGGTTCACCACCAGCAAACTGCAGACCTTCGAGGACCTTTCAGCGATTGCGACCTATGGGTTCAGAGGAGAG GCTCTTGCCAGTGTCAGCCATGTGGCTCATGTTACCATAACAACAAAGACGGCTGATGCAAAGTGTGCTTACAG AGCGAGCTACAGCGATGGCAAACTGAAGGGCCCCCCTAAGCCCTGCGCCGGGAACCAGGGGACCCAGATCCTG GTGGAGGACCTTTTCTATAACGTGTCCACCAGGAGGAAGGCCCTGAAGAGCCCGGCAGACGAATACTCCAGGATCGTGGACGTGGTCAGCAG GTACGCTATTCACAATTCAGGAAAAAGCTTCTCAGTCAAAAAG CAAGGAGAGACAGTGGCGGACGTGAGGACGCTTCCCAACGCGTCTGTTGTGGACAACATCCGCAGCGTCTTCGGAAACCCGGTCAGCAG GGAGCTGATCGAAGTCGGCTGCCAGGACCAGAAGTTGGCCTTCACCCTGAAGGGCTTCGTCTCCAACGCCAACTACTCCATGAAGCGATGCATCCTGGTCCTGTTCATCAACC ACCGGTTGGTTGAGTCCAGCGCTCTGAAGAAAGCCGTGGAGACGGTTTACGCCGCCTACCTCCCCAAAAACTCACACCCCTTCCTCTACCTCAG CCTGGAAATCGCTCCGCAGAACGTCGACGTGAACGTTCACCCCACCAAACACGAAGTGCACTTCCTGCACGAGGACAGCGTGATGGAGAGCGTTCAGAAGCACATCGAGAGCAAACTGCTGGGCTCCAACTCGTCCCGGACGTACTTCACCCAG ACGTTGCTGCCGGGGCTGTCTGTGTCCGGCGGTTCTGAAGTAAAAACCTCTGGATCCTCTGAGTCCGCCGAGCGCGTCTACGCCCACCAGATGGTCCGGACCGACTGCCACTCCCAGAAACTGGACGCCTTCCTGCAGCCGAAAGAGAAACCGGCCCCTGACCCAGAGACGGCCGGTCCCAGCAGGTCGCCGGCGGCAACCAGGACTTCAGAGCTGGACAGTCTGGAGCTGGATGATGAGGACATGCTGGAGGCTGCGCTGGAAGAACCTGGTCCAGCAGGTGAAGAGGAACGCAGCGGCGCTGCTGAGGAGGATCAGAG gaaGCGAcccagagaggaggaggatgaagaggataATGAGGGGCTGACGGCTGCCGCCACGCCCAAGAGAAGGGTGATCAAATTGACCACCATCAAGGATCTGAGAGCAGAGATCACagagaacacacacagag gtCTGCAGGAGATGCTGCAGAAACACTCGTTCGTTGGCTGCGTGGATCCGCAGTGGAGTCTGATCCAGCATCACACGAAGCTCTACCTGCTCAACACAACCGCACTCAG tcGGGAACTTTTCTACCAGATTCTCATCTTTGACTTTGGGAACTTCGGCGTCCTCAGACTGTCT ACGCCGGTGCCGCTGTACGACCTGGCCATGCTGGCGCTGGACTCGGCGGAGAGCGGCTGGACGGAGGAGGACGGGCCGAAGGAGGGCCTGGCTCAGTACATCGTGGACTTCCTGAAGAAGAAGGCGGAAATGCTGGAGGATTATTTCTCCCTGGAGGTCGATCAG GAGGGGAACCTGACGGGGCTGCCTCTGCTCCTGGATAAATACACGCCCATCATGGAAGGCCTGCCCTTGTTCATCCTGCGCCTCGCCACCGAG GTGAACTGGGACAGCGAGAAGGAATGCTTCCGAGACTTCAGCAAGGAGTGCAGCGCCTTCTACTCCATCAGGAAGCAGTTCGTCCTGGAGGCCGAGCCGGGCGACGAGCCG GAACCAGACGGGAATTCCTGGCGCTGGAACGTGGAACACGTTCTGTTCAAAGCTTTCCGAACTCTCTTCAGTCCCCCGAAAAGCTTCAGCGAGGACGGCACCGTGCTGCAGATCGCCAACCTGCCCGACCTCTACAAGGTGTTTGAGCGCTGCTGA